Proteins encoded within one genomic window of Desulfonatronospira thiodismutans ASO3-1:
- a CDS encoding DNA polymerase: MTICDECRHKGQTRYNGKDRGELDILVVGDAPGKVDCRRGHYTASQYLAVLDQIRRLKPSYTVGQEFALGCKPEDSVKAQDISHCSPRLHEIVSRTKPKALLLLGVNAARAFGINKNQLAIRGNIIELNVEGHPVKAVASYSAGTAYKEPGLASCIQADVKKAAAIVDGTINNLDYQLETPETFEEIMSALEKAREATRAGTMKKLVSVDTETTSLEPYRLEEKMIAISLSWKKGQGLAFYFDHHEHGLNKEKQDQVLSKLEEVLDPEYTVTCAANAKFDYKWLNYRYGLDIPFFDFDVMLLEHLLDEDKKNEYGLKNLTRDYIPELAGYDEELEKALADIQNKFDKEAKEKHEQALQDYFTKWQEKTDEQRKELLKDWVRQRYIDLPEIEGLEKIKTVQNGRKKAVSKAYTKSLFKVLKKLPPEILDIPGSVARKVNYGDLPREILLPYAAMDAMVTRVIFTEQYRKMEEDYTQIKRLEIAEKTTDLAKTLRFMTMPLAPKISEMEYQGIRIDREKLEDFIARVDAKIPELKDRIFSSIGRKINLSSSSGDLKRVLFKEKRYEPVKYTKTGDFSTDKNSMEVLYEKNEDEFIRDLLILRRVEKVRETYFINWRGEIEYDGRLHFSLNQHGTATYRLSANKGLQNAPAYLKEIDLNVKSLFLPDSEEYDIFDLDIANAELRVLCGYSKDETLIEAFNQGLDIHSLTAAKISDFTYEEIKAAKEDKTSEQHKLRQLGKKINFGTVYSMGATSLSKQLWAESRIKVSEDEAKQYLNKFFEEYPKVKEYMEKTRAFARAHRFVYTYTGRRRRFPMLGVDNHQKFKAFRQAINCRIQTTSADIVNTNLVDLDDAIKPLGGRVLLTVHDSILFQLPKDTAGVTELLDQVITENTKNKFPWLPVEWKYDVGKGPNYGECA, from the coding sequence ATGACAATCTGTGACGAATGCAGGCATAAGGGCCAGACCAGGTATAACGGCAAGGACAGAGGCGAGCTGGATATTCTCGTGGTAGGGGATGCCCCGGGAAAGGTAGATTGCAGGCGGGGGCATTACACTGCGTCGCAGTACCTGGCTGTGCTGGATCAGATTCGCAGGCTTAAACCAAGCTACACTGTAGGGCAAGAGTTCGCTCTGGGGTGTAAACCGGAGGATAGTGTTAAGGCACAGGATATTTCCCACTGTAGCCCCAGGCTCCACGAAATTGTATCCAGGACCAAACCCAAGGCGCTTCTTCTGCTGGGGGTAAATGCTGCAAGAGCTTTTGGCATCAATAAAAACCAGTTAGCGATCAGGGGAAATATAATAGAGCTAAACGTTGAAGGACACCCGGTAAAAGCGGTTGCATCCTACAGTGCAGGGACAGCCTACAAGGAGCCGGGTTTGGCGAGCTGTATCCAGGCAGATGTCAAGAAGGCAGCTGCCATAGTTGATGGTACAATAAACAACCTCGATTATCAGCTTGAGACCCCGGAAACCTTTGAGGAGATAATGTCTGCTCTGGAGAAAGCCAGGGAAGCTACCAGGGCTGGAACGATGAAAAAGCTTGTATCCGTGGATACTGAAACAACCTCCCTTGAACCCTACAGACTGGAAGAGAAAATGATTGCCATCTCCCTTTCCTGGAAGAAGGGGCAGGGCCTGGCATTTTACTTCGATCACCATGAGCACGGTTTGAACAAGGAAAAGCAGGATCAAGTGCTGAGTAAGCTGGAGGAAGTTCTCGATCCGGAATACACAGTGACCTGCGCCGCCAACGCCAAGTTCGACTACAAATGGCTGAATTACAGGTATGGGTTAGATATTCCCTTCTTTGACTTTGATGTAATGCTGTTAGAGCACTTACTCGATGAGGACAAGAAAAATGAATACGGCCTTAAAAATCTGACCAGGGATTATATCCCCGAGCTTGCAGGGTATGACGAAGAGCTGGAAAAAGCCCTGGCTGATATCCAGAATAAGTTCGACAAAGAGGCCAAGGAAAAACATGAACAGGCACTGCAGGATTATTTCACCAAATGGCAGGAAAAGACTGACGAGCAAAGAAAAGAGCTTTTAAAAGACTGGGTGAGGCAGAGGTATATTGACCTGCCGGAAATTGAAGGTCTGGAAAAGATTAAGACAGTTCAAAACGGCAGGAAAAAAGCTGTCTCAAAAGCATATACCAAAAGCCTGTTTAAGGTCCTCAAGAAGCTCCCCCCGGAGATTCTGGATATACCAGGCTCTGTTGCCAGGAAGGTAAATTACGGCGATCTGCCCAGAGAAATCCTTCTGCCCTATGCAGCAATGGATGCCATGGTAACCAGGGTGATCTTTACTGAGCAGTATAGAAAAATGGAAGAAGATTATACGCAGATAAAGAGACTTGAAATTGCTGAAAAAACAACAGATTTGGCAAAAACACTTCGCTTTATGACTATGCCCCTGGCTCCCAAAATATCTGAGATGGAGTACCAGGGCATACGCATAGACAGGGAAAAGCTCGAAGACTTCATAGCCCGGGTTGATGCGAAGATCCCGGAATTAAAAGACCGGATATTTTCCAGCATAGGCAGGAAAATAAATTTGAGCTCAAGTTCCGGGGATCTAAAGAGAGTGCTCTTTAAGGAAAAAAGATATGAGCCAGTAAAATACACGAAAACAGGTGACTTTAGTACCGACAAAAACTCCATGGAAGTGCTATATGAAAAAAACGAGGACGAGTTTATAAGAGATCTGCTGATACTTCGCAGGGTGGAAAAAGTAAGGGAAACCTACTTCATCAACTGGCGGGGTGAAATTGAATATGACGGAAGGCTTCATTTCTCCTTGAATCAGCATGGAACAGCCACATATAGGCTCAGCGCAAACAAGGGACTGCAAAACGCTCCGGCCTACCTGAAAGAAATTGACTTGAACGTCAAGTCACTGTTTCTGCCCGACTCAGAGGAATATGACATTTTTGATCTGGATATTGCCAATGCCGAGCTAAGGGTTCTTTGTGGTTACAGCAAGGATGAAACCTTGATTGAGGCCTTTAATCAAGGCCTGGATATTCACAGTCTGACTGCTGCCAAGATATCTGATTTTACCTATGAGGAAATAAAGGCAGCCAAGGAAGATAAGACGTCAGAGCAGCATAAGCTGCGCCAGCTGGGGAAAAAGATTAACTTTGGAACTGTTTATTCCATGGGAGCCACGAGCTTAAGCAAACAGCTCTGGGCTGAATCCCGAATAAAAGTAAGCGAAGACGAAGCCAAGCAGTACCTGAATAAATTCTTTGAAGAATACCCCAAAGTAAAAGAGTACATGGAAAAGACCAGGGCTTTCGCCCGGGCACACAGGTTCGTATATACATACACTGGGCGCAGAAGACGATTTCCAATGTTAGGGGTTGATAACCACCAGAAATTCAAAGCATTCAGGCAGGCCATCAACTGCAGAATTCAGACTACTTCGGCTGATATTGTAAACACCAACCTGGTAGACTTAGATGATGCCATTAAACCTCTGGGTGGCAGGGTCCTCTTGACTGTTCACGACTCCATACTTTTTCAATTACCCAAAGATACTGCCGGTGTGACAGAGCTTCTGGACCAGGTAATCACAGAAAACACCAAGAATAAGTTTCCCTGGCTGCCGGTGGAGTGGAAGTATGATGTAGGTAAGGGGCCAAATTACGGTGAGTGCGCTTAA
- a CDS encoding helix-turn-helix domain-containing protein — translation MKKVGPKIRALREELGLNQKEFGKLVLVDHNTESKWEQREEVPGGAHKKKVEFLLQVGEHQELKEVIKETIESDGGISAAAGLVGMLFGIANAQGISVNNLWQQLSFDSYLMVGINKLKQRRMNEKPPENRRND, via the coding sequence ATGAAAAAAGTAGGCCCCAAGATTCGCGCACTGCGAGAGGAACTCGGTCTGAATCAGAAGGAATTCGGCAAACTGGTCCTGGTGGATCACAACACCGAATCTAAATGGGAGCAGCGAGAAGAGGTCCCAGGCGGTGCCCACAAGAAGAAAGTGGAGTTCCTTCTGCAGGTCGGCGAACATCAGGAATTAAAGGAGGTGATAAAGGAAACAATCGAATCGGACGGTGGCATATCCGCAGCAGCAGGGCTTGTGGGTATGCTGTTTGGCATCGCTAACGCCCAGGGAATTTCAGTGAATAACCTGTGGCAGCAACTCAGCTTTGATTCCTACCTGATGGTGGGCATCAACAAACTTAAACAAAGGAGAATGAATGAAAAACCACCAGAAAATCGACGAAATGATTGA
- a CDS encoding site-specific integrase: MPRQNLTPKFVTNPPKPTDKPKTDYFDTQVSGFLLEVRSSGKATYYLRYRDNTGQLKQVKLGTPETLSLDEARTRARATKSQTLIGFDPKAEQEKIKAIPTFKDFVYDSYLPYAKTYKKSWEQDQTMIEQRMLRVWGRRKLNSINTHDLIEFQNNLVKGGLKAGSVNRYMALVKYIFNLAERWEIIDKAPTRNARKLEDNGARERYLNQEEVYRLLEALNSCKSQVVPDLIEFLLLTGARKTEAAELTWQEVDMERGIWELPAQRNKAGKPKTVPLSEAAIKVLKRRADNGSRWVFPNPETGKPLRHFHNTWDRIRKQAGIPSARLHDLRHSFASFLVNSGRSLYEVQKLLGHSQLSTTQRYAHLTEDTLKEATEIAGSLVGIRKVENGE; the protein is encoded by the coding sequence ATGCCAAGACAAAACTTGACCCCGAAATTCGTAACCAACCCACCTAAACCCACCGACAAACCCAAGACCGATTATTTCGACACACAGGTATCCGGTTTTCTGCTGGAGGTAAGATCCAGCGGAAAGGCCACGTATTATCTGCGCTACAGGGATAATACAGGGCAGCTTAAGCAGGTAAAGCTTGGAACGCCTGAGACGCTAAGCCTTGATGAAGCCAGAACCAGGGCCAGGGCTACGAAAAGCCAGACTCTGATAGGCTTTGATCCCAAGGCTGAACAGGAAAAGATCAAGGCCATACCTACGTTTAAGGACTTTGTGTATGACAGTTACCTGCCATACGCCAAGACCTACAAGAAGAGCTGGGAGCAGGACCAGACAATGATTGAGCAGCGTATGCTCAGGGTCTGGGGCCGCAGGAAATTAAACAGCATTAACACCCACGATCTAATCGAATTCCAGAACAACCTGGTAAAAGGCGGTCTTAAGGCAGGGTCCGTGAATCGTTATATGGCCCTGGTTAAATACATTTTCAACCTTGCCGAGCGTTGGGAAATTATCGACAAGGCACCTACCAGGAATGCCCGTAAGCTGGAAGATAACGGAGCCAGGGAACGCTACCTGAACCAGGAGGAAGTATACCGACTTTTAGAGGCCCTGAACAGTTGTAAAAGCCAGGTTGTGCCTGACTTAATCGAATTTTTGCTGCTTACCGGAGCCCGCAAGACCGAGGCAGCGGAGCTCACCTGGCAGGAAGTGGACATGGAACGAGGCATCTGGGAACTGCCAGCACAGCGCAACAAGGCCGGTAAGCCCAAAACAGTTCCGCTCTCCGAAGCAGCGATCAAGGTGCTTAAAAGAAGGGCGGATAACGGTTCCCGGTGGGTATTTCCCAACCCTGAGACAGGTAAGCCCCTAAGGCATTTCCACAATACCTGGGACAGAATCAGGAAGCAGGCCGGGATACCCAGTGCTCGTTTGCACGATCTTCGTCATAGTTTTGCCAGTTTCCTGGTAAACAGCGGCAGGAGCCTCTACGAGGTGCAAAAATTACTGGGTCACAGTCAGCTTTCCACTACCCAGAGGTATGCCCATTTAACTGAAGATACGCTTAAAGAAGCCACCGAAATTGCCGGCTCTCTGGTGGGTATACGGAAGGTGGAAAATGGGGAGTGA
- a CDS encoding NYN domain-containing protein produces the protein MRKVIIFTDGMFMRRRVLERNHFLYKPREIREYCQKHLRQKDYLVRIYYYDCRPLQARGTSPLNGKEIDFSRLESARLRHQLFEGLRHAPNFCLRLGNMEWNGRDWNIVGSKVSPLLKKEITVDDLSDSDIRPGSETTQISVKMALDMTTLAARKAGDMFVLITDRSDLVPAMEMVRQEGVQICLDNMHAPVSSELSEQADFISTNLGNKES, from the coding sequence ATGCGTAAAGTAATCATTTTCACAGACGGAATGTTCATGCGCCGCAGGGTGCTGGAAAGAAATCACTTTCTGTACAAGCCAAGAGAGATCCGGGAATACTGCCAGAAGCACCTGAGACAAAAAGACTACCTGGTGCGTATCTATTATTATGACTGTAGGCCCTTGCAGGCCAGGGGAACATCTCCCCTGAACGGTAAGGAGATAGACTTCTCCAGGCTGGAGAGTGCAAGGTTAAGACACCAGCTGTTTGAGGGCCTGCGCCACGCTCCAAATTTCTGTCTGAGGCTTGGAAACATGGAATGGAACGGCAGGGACTGGAATATTGTAGGTTCAAAAGTGTCTCCCCTTTTGAAAAAGGAGATAACCGTGGATGACCTGTCAGATAGCGATATCCGACCGGGAAGCGAAACCACCCAGATAAGCGTTAAGATGGCCCTGGATATGACCACCCTTGCAGCCAGAAAAGCCGGGGATATGTTTGTTCTGATTACTGACAGATCAGACCTGGTTCCGGCTATGGAGATGGTCCGCCAGGAAGGGGTGCAGATATGTCTGGATAATATGCATGCCCCTGTCTCCTCAGAGCTTTCGGAGCAGGCGGATTTTATAAGTACTAATCTTGGAAATAAGGAGAGTTAA
- a CDS encoding sugar phosphate nucleotidyltransferase, giving the protein MKALILAAGPGKRLKAQTKEHNKCMFSVFGKPLIEHSLITAASLKEIDEIIIVVGHMAEQIINAYGTKYQDKTVKYRIQSPLKGPVGAIEAALLDLESEDFLLLFGSELVVQGRYQEMIKDFYHHKLSVSCGVVPASEKVPYSVIQDEKGFIYRLVEKPARLVNKWMGTGSCVFQSSALEYSASVPVHPVARERTLPDLIQTAVDNGHPVKSFNLGNDYVSINTKEDLDALEKPVTFYQ; this is encoded by the coding sequence ATGAAAGCCCTGATACTCGCAGCCGGACCCGGTAAAAGACTTAAAGCCCAGACCAAAGAGCACAACAAGTGCATGTTTTCCGTGTTCGGGAAACCGCTTATTGAACACAGCCTGATCACTGCTGCATCGCTAAAGGAAATTGATGAGATAATTATTGTGGTGGGGCATATGGCAGAACAGATAATCAATGCTTATGGCACCAAGTATCAAGACAAGACAGTAAAATACCGGATACAAAGCCCTCTGAAGGGACCTGTAGGGGCTATTGAGGCAGCTTTGTTGGACCTGGAAAGTGAGGATTTTCTTTTGCTGTTTGGAAGCGAACTGGTAGTGCAAGGCAGATACCAGGAGATGATAAAGGACTTCTATCACCATAAGCTGAGTGTCTCCTGCGGGGTGGTGCCGGCCAGCGAGAAGGTTCCCTATTCGGTTATTCAGGATGAAAAGGGTTTTATATACAGGCTTGTGGAGAAACCGGCAAGGCTTGTAAACAAATGGATGGGAACCGGCAGCTGTGTATTTCAGAGTTCAGCTCTTGAGTATAGTGCATCAGTACCGGTGCATCCAGTAGCCAGGGAAAGGACTCTGCCGGACCTGATTCAAACCGCAGTGGATAACGGTCATCCGGTGAAGTCTTTTAACCTGGGAAACGACTACGTAAGTATTAATACCAAAGAGGACCTGGATGCATTGGAGAAACCGGTAACTTTTTATCAGTAG
- a CDS encoding SapC family protein produces the protein MQPLSTTKHAGKYFHQPKNYQHAKNRTTVPLVISELPRAVPAFPVCFTISRNKYILSALMGLKPEQNLFVTQEGKWRTSYIPAYLRGHPFYLAESQEGKQVVCVDENSGLITDVGAEPMFGEDGKPTPKMQQIIDFMEKIARERAVTDRACAVLNELGMIEPWEGYGGLYRVSEAKLKDLSGEAFVQLRDTGGLKVMYGQLYSLTQMARLKKLAEEQAEPDLENMEELEIDWDKIKI, from the coding sequence ATGCAACCATTATCCACAACCAAACACGCTGGCAAATATTTCCATCAACCCAAGAACTACCAACACGCCAAAAACCGCACCACTGTTCCCCTGGTTATCTCTGAACTTCCCAGAGCAGTACCGGCTTTCCCTGTCTGTTTCACCATATCCAGGAACAAGTACATCCTTTCAGCTCTGATGGGCTTAAAACCAGAGCAGAATCTGTTTGTAACTCAGGAAGGCAAGTGGAGAACCAGCTATATTCCTGCATACCTGAGAGGGCATCCCTTCTACCTGGCGGAATCTCAGGAAGGAAAGCAGGTAGTCTGTGTAGACGAGAACTCCGGGTTAATCACGGATGTAGGCGCAGAGCCGATGTTCGGTGAAGACGGCAAACCCACTCCCAAGATGCAGCAGATTATCGACTTTATGGAAAAGATTGCCAGGGAGAGGGCTGTTACTGACAGAGCCTGTGCTGTATTGAATGAGCTTGGCATGATAGAGCCCTGGGAAGGATACGGCGGTTTGTATAGAGTTAGCGAAGCTAAGCTGAAAGACCTTAGCGGAGAAGCCTTTGTGCAACTAAGGGATACCGGCGGTTTGAAAGTGATGTATGGTCAGTTATACTCGCTTACCCAGATGGCGAGGCTTAAGAAACTTGCGGAAGAACAGGCGGAGCCGGATCTGGAGAACATGGAGGAACTTGAAATTGATTGGGATAAAATAAAGATATGA
- a CDS encoding AAA family ATPase, producing MQNLSPLLPQGAFFMVAVFAFPVPRHRRLRSKRALSFPSCAAEPFERLLIALLADGHLLVEGAPGLAKTTAIKELARRIEGDFQRVQFTPDLLPGEEVIKHPAGVVITEVARWEGLPKEHGSIRFGERLLQVIQGDRPDSVSSTIPKTMIPGSTSICTGTSRLTQRPVFSTCVTPIAGSWRDLQQRFKQK from the coding sequence ATGCAAAATCTGAGCCCTCTGCTACCGCAGGGGGCTTTTTTCATGGTGGCTGTGTTCGCTTTTCCTGTTCCTCGCCACCGCCGCCTGCGCTCTAAGCGCGCACTCTCCTTCCCCTCCTGTGCGGCAGAACCTTTCGAGCGCCTGCTGATCGCGCTGCTCGCCGATGGCCATCTGCTGGTCGAGGGCGCGCCGGGATTGGCTAAGACCACCGCGATCAAGGAGCTGGCGCGGCGCATCGAGGGCGATTTCCAGCGCGTGCAGTTCACCCCAGATCTGCTGCCGGGCGAAGAGGTGATCAAGCACCCGGCCGGCGTTGTCATCACTGAAGTAGCCCGCTGGGAGGGTCTGCCCAAGGAGCACGGCTCGATCCGCTTCGGAGAACGCCTGCTCCAGGTGATACAGGGGGATCGTCCTGATAGCGTATCCAGCACCATCCCCAAGACCATGATCCCCGGCTCGACCTCCATCTGCACAGGCACCAGTCGGTTGACTCAGAGGCCTGTGTTTAGCACCTGCGTGACGCCGATCGCCGGAAGCTGGCGCGATCTGCAGCAAAGGTTTAAGCAAAAATAA